A DNA window from Loxodonta africana isolate mLoxAfr1 chromosome 7, mLoxAfr1.hap2, whole genome shotgun sequence contains the following coding sequences:
- the LOC100663579 gene encoding olfactory receptor 52N2-like has translation MHGASTSSLTPKYFILSGIPRLEDAHIWISLPFCFMYVVAVVGNCGLVYLISHEENLHRPMYYFLALLSFTDFSECTSFVPNMLCIFWFSLKEIDFNACLAQMFFIHMLTDMESGVLMLMAVDHCVAICYPLHYSTILTNTAIIKVGLATFMRSVLLIIPFTFLIKRLPYCRGNLIQHTYCDHMSVAKLSCGNVKINAIYGLIAAILIGGFDMFCISLSYIMIIRAVLNLSSADARHKAFSTCISHICAIVITYVPAFFNFFTHRFGGSTIPHHIHIFIANLYVLLPPTLNPIVYGLKTKQIHEEVMKLFSREKGILTMR, from the coding sequence ATGCATGGAGCCAGCACCTCCAGTCTGACACCAAAGTACTTCATCCTCAGTGGAATTCCCAGGCTGGAAGATGCACACATCTGGATCTCCCTGCCATTCTGCTTCATGTATGTTGTTGCTGTAGTGGGTAACTGTGGGCTCGTCTACCTCATCAGCCATGAGGAGAACCTGCATCGGCCCATGTATTACTTTCTAGCCCTGTTGTCCTTTACAGATTTTAGTGAGTGCACTTCATTTGTCCCCAATATGTTATGCATCTTTTGGTTCAgtctcaaagagattgactttaATGCTTGCCTTGCACAGATGTTTTTCATACATATGCTGACAGACATGGAGTCTGGGGTGCTTATGCTCATGGCTGTGGACCACTGTGTGGCCATTTGCTACCCTCTACACtattccaccatcctcacaaacactGCAATTATCAAGGTTGGGCTTGCCACCTTCATGCGAAGTGTGTTGCTCATAATCCCATTCACTTTCCTGATCAAGCGCCTTCCCTACTGCAGGGGCAACCTTATCCAACACACTTATTGTGACCATATGTCTGTGGCCAAATTATCCTGTGGCAATGTTAAGATTAATGCTATCTATGGTCTCATAGCTGCCATATTGATTGGGGGATTTGATATGTTCTGTATCTCTCTGTCTTACATCATGATCATCCGTGCTGTACTGAATCTGTCATCTGCAGATGCTCGCCACAAAGCCTTCAGCACTTGTATATCACACATATGTGCTATTGTGATTACCTATGTTCCAGCTTTCTTTAACTTCTTCACTCACCGCTTTGGTGGAAGCACCATACCTCACCATATCCACATCTTTATTGCCAACCTCTATGTATTGCTGCCTCCCACTTTGAATCCAATTGTCTATGGAT